One region of Clostridiales bacterium genomic DNA includes:
- a CDS encoding ABC transporter ATP-binding protein, which produces MIEVKDVVKTFDGFRALDGVTMTVPRGAVYGLVGPNGAGKSTLIRHLTGIYRPDSGAIDIDGQPVYENPAVKARIAYIPDDVFYFPQATIPDMMRYYRGIYPKFDAERYQKLGEVFQLDPKRQIRRLSKGMQKQAAFWLAMSLRPDVLILDEPVDGLDPVMRRQVWNLVLADVAENGTTVLISSHNLRELEDVCDHVGIMNDGKVLLEHPLAELQANIVKVLVALPDEAKLPEGLDILHQSSQGHLHTLIVHGDAAEVTNRLSTAQPQYLDVVPLTLEEIFIYELGGADYAVKDILL; this is translated from the coding sequence ATGATTGAAGTCAAAGATGTCGTCAAAACGTTTGACGGCTTCCGCGCGCTCGACGGCGTGACCATGACCGTGCCGCGCGGCGCGGTGTACGGCCTCGTCGGGCCGAACGGCGCGGGCAAGTCCACGCTCATCCGCCACCTGACGGGCATCTACCGCCCGGACAGCGGCGCGATCGACATCGACGGCCAGCCCGTGTACGAAAACCCGGCCGTCAAGGCGCGCATCGCCTACATCCCGGACGACGTGTTCTATTTCCCGCAGGCGACGATCCCGGACATGATGCGCTACTACCGCGGCATCTACCCGAAGTTTGACGCCGAGCGCTATCAGAAGCTCGGCGAGGTGTTTCAGCTCGACCCGAAGCGGCAGATCCGCCGCCTGTCCAAGGGCATGCAGAAGCAGGCCGCGTTCTGGCTGGCGATGAGCCTGCGGCCGGACGTGCTCATCCTCGACGAGCCGGTCGACGGGCTCGACCCCGTCATGCGCCGCCAGGTCTGGAACCTCGTGCTGGCCGACGTGGCCGAAAACGGCACGACCGTGCTCATCTCGTCGCACAACCTGCGCGAGCTCGAGGACGTGTGCGACCACGTGGGCATCATGAACGACGGCAAGGTCCTGCTCGAGCACCCGCTCGCGGAGCTGCAGGCCAACATCGTCAAGGTGCTCGTCGCCCTGCCGGACGAGGCGAAGCTGCCCGAGGGGCTCGACATCCTGCACCAGAGCAGTCAGGGCCACCTGCACACGCTGATCGTGCACGGCGACGCCGCCGAGGTCACGAACCGCCTGTCCACCGCGCAGCCGCAGTACCTCGACGTGGTGCCGCTGACGCTTGAAGAGATCTTTATTTATGAACTGGGAGGTGCGGACTATGCCGTCAAAGACATCCTTCTGTAA
- a CDS encoding GntR family transcriptional regulator, whose product MRDGLRRLIVSGTLPLGEKLPSVRELSTQLTINPNTIQRAYHELETEGYICSVAGRGSYVCAQIPDDPARQVALLQQFDAAVQELLYLGMRSEELRRRIPEGGTNHD is encoded by the coding sequence GTGCGCGACGGGCTGCGCCGGCTGATCGTGTCCGGCACGCTGCCGCTGGGCGAAAAGCTGCCCTCGGTGCGCGAGCTGTCCACGCAGCTGACCATCAACCCGAACACGATCCAGCGCGCCTACCACGAGCTGGAGACGGAGGGCTACATCTGCTCCGTCGCCGGACGCGGCAGCTACGTCTGCGCCCAGATCCCGGACGATCCCGCGCGGCAGGTCGCCCTGCTGCAGCAGTTCGACGCGGCCGTGCAGGAGCTGCTGTACCTCGGCATGCGCAGTGAGGAGCTGCGCCGCCGCATTCCCGAAGGAGGAACGAACCATGATTGA